A region from the Triticum aestivum cultivar Chinese Spring chromosome 3D, IWGSC CS RefSeq v2.1, whole genome shotgun sequence genome encodes:
- the LOC123075930 gene encoding 28 kDa ribonucleoprotein, chloroplastic-like gives MQYGVLRYNLVTNKAEFIERLPLGWDGKKCTWLVPLPDKAPIKKITKKSKKACAIKHQQQLTSSTPFIHIERHYEPCFKVLVRNLPLTVKSSQLQVFFSNHGKVSSAKVIYHKKTKRSQGIGHVTMSTMHAHLDDALDALDDLVLDGCRLDVSLVKKGRRRWRQ, from the exons ATGCAGTATGGAGTGCTTAGGTACAACCTCGTCACTAATAAGGCCGAGTTCATTGAGCGGCTGCCTCTTGGATGGGATGGCAAGAAGTGCACCTGGCTCGTCCCCCTGCCCGACAAGGCTCCAATTAAG AAAATCACTAAGAAGTCAAAGAAGGCATGTGCCATCAAGCACCAGCAGCAGCTTACTAGTTCAACACCCTTCATTCACATTGAGAGACATTACGAGCCTTGTTTCAAGGTGTTGGTTCGTAATCTGCCTCTTACCGTGAAGAGCTCTCAGCTGCAAGTCTTCTTCAGCAACCACGGCAAAGTGTCTAGCGCCAAAGTAATCTATCACAAGAAGACCAAACGCTCCCAGGGTATTGGTCACGTAACCATGTCGACCATGCATGCCCATCTAGACGATGCTCTAGATGCTCTTGATGACCTGGTTCTGGATGGTTGCCGTCTCGATGTTAGCTTGGTCAAGAAGgggcggaggcggtggcggcaaTAA